The Cygnus olor isolate bCygOlo1 chromosome 33, bCygOlo1.pri.v2, whole genome shotgun sequence genome contains a region encoding:
- the LOC121062616 gene encoding butyrophilin subfamily 1 member A1-like isoform X1 — MGLPWGCGHPSLTSHARGLLTLLVTLLLLRLGSAQLRVVGPDHPLTATVGQDVVLPCHLSPQRDARTLEVRWIRHRLSETVHHYRNGEDLYREQMGAYAGRTELARDGLSAGSLDLRITGLRPSDDGQYVCTVEDADDYDEAIVELEVSATGTDPHLSLGGYEAGGVQVLCRSAGWYPLPQLLWRDARGQHLPSVSQTHSQDQEGLFEIEGAVIVTGSVEGPLSCVVRSSRLQQEWKYSLHIAAPFFHNAQPWMVALALVLVLFALSVGLGVYLFRKKAAKKDAKLVKQAAEIEEKDARLDEQAAELEKQAAELAWRRFLLPHNRGRCALGCPLRCFSCPCWGMFRSQEVPHLVPRGAAPGPELGKACPGLSSAPDGLAPSVPAVKVTLDPDTAHPDVVVSKNNKSVRRESKRQQVPNTPKRFDNRCCVLGHEEFREGRHCWQVEGQEESLKYSRWGVGVARASVKRKGWIDMSPEEGIWAVQYIEGQLKSLTSPRTPLSLSPFPTRIWVCLDCTQGQVSFINADNGVEIFTFTAASFNGESIRPWFWLGMNAQLCLRDSTL, encoded by the exons ATGGGGCTCCCCTGGGGCTGTGGCCACCCCAGCCTCACCAGCCATGCCAGGGGCCTCCTCACTTTGCTCGTCACTCTGCTCCTCCTCCGGCTGGGCTCAG CCCAGCTCAGAGTGGTGGGACCAGACCACCCCCTCACTGCCACCGTGGGGCAGGATgtcgtgctgccctgccacttGTCCCCTCAACGGGATGCTCGCACCTTGGAGGTCAGGTGGATTCGGCACAGGTTATCTGAGACAGTGCACCACTACCGCAATGGAGAGGACCTGTACAGGGAGCAAATGGGGGCGTATGCTGGGAGGACAGAGTTGGCCAGAGATGGTCTCTCTGCTGGAAGCCTGGACTTGCGAATAACGGGACTGAGACCCTCTGATGATGGCCAGTACGTCTGCACTGTGGAAGATGCTGATGATTATGATGAAGCCATTGTGGAGCTGGAGGTGTCAG CCACAGGTACTGACCCCCACCTCTCCCTGGGGGGCTACGAGGCCGGAGGCGTCCAGGTGCTGTGTCGATCGGCCGGCTGGTACCCGCTGCCGCAGCTGCTGTGGAGGGATGCTCGTGGGCAGCATCTGCCCTCGGTGTCCCAGACACATTCCCAGGACCAGGAGGGGCTCTTTGAAATCGAAGGCGCGGTCATCGTGACTGGGAGCGTGGAGGGGCCCTTGTCCTGCGTGGTCAGGAGCAGCCGCCTCCAGCAGGAGTGGAAATATTCCCTGCACATCGCAG CTCCCTTCTTCCACAACGCCCAGCCCTGGATGGTGGCTCTGGCTCTGGTCCTCGTGCTTTTTGCTCTGTCCGTTGGCCTCGGTGTTTATCTCTTTCGAAAGAAAG CAGCAAAAAAGGATGCAAAGCTGG tgaaaCAAGCTGCAGAGATAG aggaaaaagatgCAAGACTGG ACGaacaagctgcagagctgg AGAAACAAGCCGCAGAGCTGG CATGGAGAAGGTTTCTGCTGCCTCATAATAGAGGTAGGTGTGCATTGGGTTGCCCTCTGCGGTGCTTCTCCTGCCCTTGCTGGGGCATGTTCAGGAGCCAAGAGGTGCCCCATCTCGTGCCCcgtggggcagctcctggccccgAGCTGGGGAAAGcctgcccagggctgagctctgcccctGATGGCCTGGCTCCTTCTGTCCCTGCAGTGAAGGTGACCCTGGATCCGGACACGGCTCATCCTGACGTTGTTGTGTCTAAGAACAACAAGAGTGTGAGACGGGAAAGTAAACGGCAACAGGTGCCCAACACACCAAAGAGATTTGACAACCGGTGCTGCGTGCTAGGCCATGAGGAGTTCAGAGAGGGGAGGCACTGCTGGCAggtggaggggcaggaggagagcctAAAGTATTCACGGTGGGGTGTGGGGGTTGCCAGGGCATCTGTGAAGAGGAAGGGGTGGATCGACATGAGCCCTGAAGAAGGGATCTGGGCTGTGCAGTACATTGAGGGGCAGCTCAAGTCTCTCACATCTCCTCGTACccccttgtccctgtcccctttCCCCACGAGGATCTGGGTCTGTCTGGACTGTACCCAGGGACAGGTGTCTTTTATCAACGCTGACAATGGGGTCGAGATCTTCACTTTCACAGCAGCCTCCTTCAATGGGGAGAGCATCCGCCCCTGGTTCTGGCTGGGGATGAATGCCCAGCTGTGCCTGAGGGACAGCACCTTGTAg
- the LOC121062616 gene encoding butyrophilin subfamily 3 member A3-like isoform X5 translates to MGLPWGCGHPSLTSHARGLLTLLVTLLLLRLGSAQLRVVGPDHPLTATVGQDVVLPCHLSPQRDARTLEVRWIRHRLSETVHHYRNGEDLYREQMGAYAGRTELARDGLSAGSLDLRITGLRPSDDGQYVCTVEDADDYDEAIVELEVSAPFFHNAQPWMVALALVLVLFALSVGLGVYLFRKKAAKKDAKLVKQAAEIEEKDARLDEQAAELEKQAAELAWRRFLLPHNRGRCALGCPLRCFSCPCWGMFRSQEVPHLVPRGAAPGPELGKACPGLSSAPDGLAPSVPAVKVTLDPDTAHPDVVVSKNNKSVRRESKRQQVPNTPKRFDNRCCVLGHEEFREGRHCWQVEGQEESLKYSRWGVGVARASVKRKGWIDMSPEEGIWAVQYIEGQLKSLTSPRTPLSLSPFPTRIWVCLDCTQGQVSFINADNGVEIFTFTAASFNGESIRPWFWLGMNAQLCLRDSTL, encoded by the exons ATGGGGCTCCCCTGGGGCTGTGGCCACCCCAGCCTCACCAGCCATGCCAGGGGCCTCCTCACTTTGCTCGTCACTCTGCTCCTCCTCCGGCTGGGCTCAG CCCAGCTCAGAGTGGTGGGACCAGACCACCCCCTCACTGCCACCGTGGGGCAGGATgtcgtgctgccctgccacttGTCCCCTCAACGGGATGCTCGCACCTTGGAGGTCAGGTGGATTCGGCACAGGTTATCTGAGACAGTGCACCACTACCGCAATGGAGAGGACCTGTACAGGGAGCAAATGGGGGCGTATGCTGGGAGGACAGAGTTGGCCAGAGATGGTCTCTCTGCTGGAAGCCTGGACTTGCGAATAACGGGACTGAGACCCTCTGATGATGGCCAGTACGTCTGCACTGTGGAAGATGCTGATGATTATGATGAAGCCATTGTGGAGCTGGAGGTGTCAG CTCCCTTCTTCCACAACGCCCAGCCCTGGATGGTGGCTCTGGCTCTGGTCCTCGTGCTTTTTGCTCTGTCCGTTGGCCTCGGTGTTTATCTCTTTCGAAAGAAAG CAGCAAAAAAGGATGCAAAGCTGG tgaaaCAAGCTGCAGAGATAG aggaaaaagatgCAAGACTGG ACGaacaagctgcagagctgg AGAAACAAGCCGCAGAGCTGG CATGGAGAAGGTTTCTGCTGCCTCATAATAGAGGTAGGTGTGCATTGGGTTGCCCTCTGCGGTGCTTCTCCTGCCCTTGCTGGGGCATGTTCAGGAGCCAAGAGGTGCCCCATCTCGTGCCCcgtggggcagctcctggccccgAGCTGGGGAAAGcctgcccagggctgagctctgcccctGATGGCCTGGCTCCTTCTGTCCCTGCAGTGAAGGTGACCCTGGATCCGGACACGGCTCATCCTGACGTTGTTGTGTCTAAGAACAACAAGAGTGTGAGACGGGAAAGTAAACGGCAACAGGTGCCCAACACACCAAAGAGATTTGACAACCGGTGCTGCGTGCTAGGCCATGAGGAGTTCAGAGAGGGGAGGCACTGCTGGCAggtggaggggcaggaggagagcctAAAGTATTCACGGTGGGGTGTGGGGGTTGCCAGGGCATCTGTGAAGAGGAAGGGGTGGATCGACATGAGCCCTGAAGAAGGGATCTGGGCTGTGCAGTACATTGAGGGGCAGCTCAAGTCTCTCACATCTCCTCGTACccccttgtccctgtcccctttCCCCACGAGGATCTGGGTCTGTCTGGACTGTACCCAGGGACAGGTGTCTTTTATCAACGCTGACAATGGGGTCGAGATCTTCACTTTCACAGCAGCCTCCTTCAATGGGGAGAGCATCCGCCCCTGGTTCTGGCTGGGGATGAATGCCCAGCTGTGCCTGAGGGACAGCACCTTGTAg
- the LOC121062616 gene encoding butyrophilin subfamily 1 member A1-like isoform X4: MGLPWGCGHPSLTSHARGLLTLLVTLLLLRLGSAQLRVVGPDHPLTATVGQDVVLPCHLSPQRDARTLEVRWIRHRLSETVHHYRNGEDLYREQMGAYAGRTELARDGLSAGSLDLRITGLRPSDDGQYVCTVEDADDYDEAIVELEVSATGTDPHLSLGGYEAGGVQVLCRSAGWYPLPQLLWRDARGQHLPSVSQTHSQDQEGLFEIEGAVIVTGSVEGPLSCVVRSSRLQQEWKYSLHIAAPFFHNAQPWMVALALVLVLFALSVGLGVYLFRKKAAKKDAKLVKQAAEIEEKDARLDEQAAELEKQAAELAWRRFLLPHNRVKVTLDPDTAHPDVVVSKNNKSVRRESKRQQVPNTPKRFDNRCCVLGHEEFREGRHCWQVEGQEESLKYSRWGVGVARASVKRKGWIDMSPEEGIWAVQYIEGQLKSLTSPRTPLSLSPFPTRIWVCLDCTQGQVSFINADNGVEIFTFTAASFNGESIRPWFWLGMNAQLCLRDSTL, encoded by the exons ATGGGGCTCCCCTGGGGCTGTGGCCACCCCAGCCTCACCAGCCATGCCAGGGGCCTCCTCACTTTGCTCGTCACTCTGCTCCTCCTCCGGCTGGGCTCAG CCCAGCTCAGAGTGGTGGGACCAGACCACCCCCTCACTGCCACCGTGGGGCAGGATgtcgtgctgccctgccacttGTCCCCTCAACGGGATGCTCGCACCTTGGAGGTCAGGTGGATTCGGCACAGGTTATCTGAGACAGTGCACCACTACCGCAATGGAGAGGACCTGTACAGGGAGCAAATGGGGGCGTATGCTGGGAGGACAGAGTTGGCCAGAGATGGTCTCTCTGCTGGAAGCCTGGACTTGCGAATAACGGGACTGAGACCCTCTGATGATGGCCAGTACGTCTGCACTGTGGAAGATGCTGATGATTATGATGAAGCCATTGTGGAGCTGGAGGTGTCAG CCACAGGTACTGACCCCCACCTCTCCCTGGGGGGCTACGAGGCCGGAGGCGTCCAGGTGCTGTGTCGATCGGCCGGCTGGTACCCGCTGCCGCAGCTGCTGTGGAGGGATGCTCGTGGGCAGCATCTGCCCTCGGTGTCCCAGACACATTCCCAGGACCAGGAGGGGCTCTTTGAAATCGAAGGCGCGGTCATCGTGACTGGGAGCGTGGAGGGGCCCTTGTCCTGCGTGGTCAGGAGCAGCCGCCTCCAGCAGGAGTGGAAATATTCCCTGCACATCGCAG CTCCCTTCTTCCACAACGCCCAGCCCTGGATGGTGGCTCTGGCTCTGGTCCTCGTGCTTTTTGCTCTGTCCGTTGGCCTCGGTGTTTATCTCTTTCGAAAGAAAG CAGCAAAAAAGGATGCAAAGCTGG tgaaaCAAGCTGCAGAGATAG aggaaaaagatgCAAGACTGG ACGaacaagctgcagagctgg AGAAACAAGCCGCAGAGCTGG CATGGAGAAGGTTTCTGCTGCCTCATAATAGAG TGAAGGTGACCCTGGATCCGGACACGGCTCATCCTGACGTTGTTGTGTCTAAGAACAACAAGAGTGTGAGACGGGAAAGTAAACGGCAACAGGTGCCCAACACACCAAAGAGATTTGACAACCGGTGCTGCGTGCTAGGCCATGAGGAGTTCAGAGAGGGGAGGCACTGCTGGCAggtggaggggcaggaggagagcctAAAGTATTCACGGTGGGGTGTGGGGGTTGCCAGGGCATCTGTGAAGAGGAAGGGGTGGATCGACATGAGCCCTGAAGAAGGGATCTGGGCTGTGCAGTACATTGAGGGGCAGCTCAAGTCTCTCACATCTCCTCGTACccccttgtccctgtcccctttCCCCACGAGGATCTGGGTCTGTCTGGACTGTACCCAGGGACAGGTGTCTTTTATCAACGCTGACAATGGGGTCGAGATCTTCACTTTCACAGCAGCCTCCTTCAATGGGGAGAGCATCCGCCCCTGGTTCTGGCTGGGGATGAATGCCCAGCTGTGCCTGAGGGACAGCACCTTGTAg
- the LOC121062616 gene encoding butyrophilin subfamily 1 member A1-like isoform X2: protein MGLPWGCGHPSLTSHARGLLTLLVTLLLLRLGSAQLRVVGPDHPLTATVGQDVVLPCHLSPQRDARTLEVRWIRHRLSETVHHYRNGEDLYREQMGAYAGRTELARDGLSAGSLDLRITGLRPSDDGQYVCTVEDADDYDEAIVELEVSATGTDPHLSLGGYEAGGVQVLCRSAGWYPLPQLLWRDARGQHLPSVSQTHSQDQEGLFEIEGAVIVTGSVEGPLSCVVRSSRLQQEWKYSLHIAAPFFHNAQPWMVALALVLVLFALSVGLGVYLFRKKAAKKDAKLVKQAAEIEEKDARLDEQAAELAWRRFLLPHNRGRCALGCPLRCFSCPCWGMFRSQEVPHLVPRGAAPGPELGKACPGLSSAPDGLAPSVPAVKVTLDPDTAHPDVVVSKNNKSVRRESKRQQVPNTPKRFDNRCCVLGHEEFREGRHCWQVEGQEESLKYSRWGVGVARASVKRKGWIDMSPEEGIWAVQYIEGQLKSLTSPRTPLSLSPFPTRIWVCLDCTQGQVSFINADNGVEIFTFTAASFNGESIRPWFWLGMNAQLCLRDSTL, encoded by the exons ATGGGGCTCCCCTGGGGCTGTGGCCACCCCAGCCTCACCAGCCATGCCAGGGGCCTCCTCACTTTGCTCGTCACTCTGCTCCTCCTCCGGCTGGGCTCAG CCCAGCTCAGAGTGGTGGGACCAGACCACCCCCTCACTGCCACCGTGGGGCAGGATgtcgtgctgccctgccacttGTCCCCTCAACGGGATGCTCGCACCTTGGAGGTCAGGTGGATTCGGCACAGGTTATCTGAGACAGTGCACCACTACCGCAATGGAGAGGACCTGTACAGGGAGCAAATGGGGGCGTATGCTGGGAGGACAGAGTTGGCCAGAGATGGTCTCTCTGCTGGAAGCCTGGACTTGCGAATAACGGGACTGAGACCCTCTGATGATGGCCAGTACGTCTGCACTGTGGAAGATGCTGATGATTATGATGAAGCCATTGTGGAGCTGGAGGTGTCAG CCACAGGTACTGACCCCCACCTCTCCCTGGGGGGCTACGAGGCCGGAGGCGTCCAGGTGCTGTGTCGATCGGCCGGCTGGTACCCGCTGCCGCAGCTGCTGTGGAGGGATGCTCGTGGGCAGCATCTGCCCTCGGTGTCCCAGACACATTCCCAGGACCAGGAGGGGCTCTTTGAAATCGAAGGCGCGGTCATCGTGACTGGGAGCGTGGAGGGGCCCTTGTCCTGCGTGGTCAGGAGCAGCCGCCTCCAGCAGGAGTGGAAATATTCCCTGCACATCGCAG CTCCCTTCTTCCACAACGCCCAGCCCTGGATGGTGGCTCTGGCTCTGGTCCTCGTGCTTTTTGCTCTGTCCGTTGGCCTCGGTGTTTATCTCTTTCGAAAGAAAG CAGCAAAAAAGGATGCAAAGCTGG tgaaaCAAGCTGCAGAGATAG aggaaaaagatgCAAGACTGG ACGaacaagctgcagagctgg CATGGAGAAGGTTTCTGCTGCCTCATAATAGAGGTAGGTGTGCATTGGGTTGCCCTCTGCGGTGCTTCTCCTGCCCTTGCTGGGGCATGTTCAGGAGCCAAGAGGTGCCCCATCTCGTGCCCcgtggggcagctcctggccccgAGCTGGGGAAAGcctgcccagggctgagctctgcccctGATGGCCTGGCTCCTTCTGTCCCTGCAGTGAAGGTGACCCTGGATCCGGACACGGCTCATCCTGACGTTGTTGTGTCTAAGAACAACAAGAGTGTGAGACGGGAAAGTAAACGGCAACAGGTGCCCAACACACCAAAGAGATTTGACAACCGGTGCTGCGTGCTAGGCCATGAGGAGTTCAGAGAGGGGAGGCACTGCTGGCAggtggaggggcaggaggagagcctAAAGTATTCACGGTGGGGTGTGGGGGTTGCCAGGGCATCTGTGAAGAGGAAGGGGTGGATCGACATGAGCCCTGAAGAAGGGATCTGGGCTGTGCAGTACATTGAGGGGCAGCTCAAGTCTCTCACATCTCCTCGTACccccttgtccctgtcccctttCCCCACGAGGATCTGGGTCTGTCTGGACTGTACCCAGGGACAGGTGTCTTTTATCAACGCTGACAATGGGGTCGAGATCTTCACTTTCACAGCAGCCTCCTTCAATGGGGAGAGCATCCGCCCCTGGTTCTGGCTGGGGATGAATGCCCAGCTGTGCCTGAGGGACAGCACCTTGTAg
- the LOC121062616 gene encoding butyrophilin subfamily 1 member A1-like isoform X3, with protein MGLPWGCGHPSLTSHARGLLTLLVTLLLLRLGSAQLRVVGPDHPLTATVGQDVVLPCHLSPQRDARTLEVRWIRHRLSETVHHYRNGEDLYREQMGAYAGRTELARDGLSAGSLDLRITGLRPSDDGQYVCTVEDADDYDEAIVELEVSATGTDPHLSLGGYEAGGVQVLCRSAGWYPLPQLLWRDARGQHLPSVSQTHSQDQEGLFEIEGAVIVTGSVEGPLSCVVRSSRLQQEWKYSLHIAAPFFHNAQPWMVALALVLVLFALSVGLGVYLFRKKEKQAAELAWRRFLLPHNRGRCALGCPLRCFSCPCWGMFRSQEVPHLVPRGAAPGPELGKACPGLSSAPDGLAPSVPAVKVTLDPDTAHPDVVVSKNNKSVRRESKRQQVPNTPKRFDNRCCVLGHEEFREGRHCWQVEGQEESLKYSRWGVGVARASVKRKGWIDMSPEEGIWAVQYIEGQLKSLTSPRTPLSLSPFPTRIWVCLDCTQGQVSFINADNGVEIFTFTAASFNGESIRPWFWLGMNAQLCLRDSTL; from the exons ATGGGGCTCCCCTGGGGCTGTGGCCACCCCAGCCTCACCAGCCATGCCAGGGGCCTCCTCACTTTGCTCGTCACTCTGCTCCTCCTCCGGCTGGGCTCAG CCCAGCTCAGAGTGGTGGGACCAGACCACCCCCTCACTGCCACCGTGGGGCAGGATgtcgtgctgccctgccacttGTCCCCTCAACGGGATGCTCGCACCTTGGAGGTCAGGTGGATTCGGCACAGGTTATCTGAGACAGTGCACCACTACCGCAATGGAGAGGACCTGTACAGGGAGCAAATGGGGGCGTATGCTGGGAGGACAGAGTTGGCCAGAGATGGTCTCTCTGCTGGAAGCCTGGACTTGCGAATAACGGGACTGAGACCCTCTGATGATGGCCAGTACGTCTGCACTGTGGAAGATGCTGATGATTATGATGAAGCCATTGTGGAGCTGGAGGTGTCAG CCACAGGTACTGACCCCCACCTCTCCCTGGGGGGCTACGAGGCCGGAGGCGTCCAGGTGCTGTGTCGATCGGCCGGCTGGTACCCGCTGCCGCAGCTGCTGTGGAGGGATGCTCGTGGGCAGCATCTGCCCTCGGTGTCCCAGACACATTCCCAGGACCAGGAGGGGCTCTTTGAAATCGAAGGCGCGGTCATCGTGACTGGGAGCGTGGAGGGGCCCTTGTCCTGCGTGGTCAGGAGCAGCCGCCTCCAGCAGGAGTGGAAATATTCCCTGCACATCGCAG CTCCCTTCTTCCACAACGCCCAGCCCTGGATGGTGGCTCTGGCTCTGGTCCTCGTGCTTTTTGCTCTGTCCGTTGGCCTCGGTGTTTATCTCTTTCGAAAGAAAG AGAAACAAGCCGCAGAGCTGG CATGGAGAAGGTTTCTGCTGCCTCATAATAGAGGTAGGTGTGCATTGGGTTGCCCTCTGCGGTGCTTCTCCTGCCCTTGCTGGGGCATGTTCAGGAGCCAAGAGGTGCCCCATCTCGTGCCCcgtggggcagctcctggccccgAGCTGGGGAAAGcctgcccagggctgagctctgcccctGATGGCCTGGCTCCTTCTGTCCCTGCAGTGAAGGTGACCCTGGATCCGGACACGGCTCATCCTGACGTTGTTGTGTCTAAGAACAACAAGAGTGTGAGACGGGAAAGTAAACGGCAACAGGTGCCCAACACACCAAAGAGATTTGACAACCGGTGCTGCGTGCTAGGCCATGAGGAGTTCAGAGAGGGGAGGCACTGCTGGCAggtggaggggcaggaggagagcctAAAGTATTCACGGTGGGGTGTGGGGGTTGCCAGGGCATCTGTGAAGAGGAAGGGGTGGATCGACATGAGCCCTGAAGAAGGGATCTGGGCTGTGCAGTACATTGAGGGGCAGCTCAAGTCTCTCACATCTCCTCGTACccccttgtccctgtcccctttCCCCACGAGGATCTGGGTCTGTCTGGACTGTACCCAGGGACAGGTGTCTTTTATCAACGCTGACAATGGGGTCGAGATCTTCACTTTCACAGCAGCCTCCTTCAATGGGGAGAGCATCCGCCCCTGGTTCTGGCTGGGGATGAATGCCCAGCTGTGCCTGAGGGACAGCACCTTGTAg